A single window of Chloracidobacterium thermophilum B DNA harbors:
- a CDS encoding citrate synthase, giving the protein MAHEDFIKGLEGVLAAQSSICFIDGAAGRLTYRGIDIQDLAENSTFEETAYFLLFGQLPKQDELDAFTRQLQAEREVPPEIYTLLRTLPPTATPMEVLRTATSALSAYDPDGHDHSDAANVRKSVRLIAQMTTLTTAYDRIRRGLEPVKPDPSLSMAESFLYGLTGEKPHPSSARVFDVCLILHADHELNASTFAARVIASTLSDVHSAVTGAIGALAGSLHGGANQRVLEMLLEIGELDKVEAYVDNLFANKKKIMGFGHRVYRTMDPRATVLRKFARQLGEDVGNTKWYEMAERIEQLAFARKKLYPNVDFFSAPVFYTLNIPVDLFTPIFACSRISGWVAHILEQLRDNRLIRPLALYTGAEKAEYIPMSDR; this is encoded by the coding sequence ATGGCGCACGAAGATTTTATCAAGGGTTTGGAGGGCGTGTTGGCAGCGCAATCATCGATTTGTTTCATTGATGGTGCGGCTGGTCGCCTGACGTACCGTGGGATTGACATTCAGGATTTGGCGGAGAATTCAACCTTCGAGGAAACAGCCTACTTCCTGTTGTTTGGTCAGTTACCGAAGCAGGACGAGCTGGATGCCTTTACCCGGCAACTACAAGCCGAACGCGAGGTGCCGCCGGAAATCTATACGCTGCTGCGCACCCTGCCGCCCACGGCAACGCCGATGGAAGTGCTCCGCACGGCAACTTCCGCCCTTTCCGCCTACGACCCCGACGGACACGACCACAGCGACGCCGCCAACGTACGCAAGTCCGTGCGGCTCATTGCGCAGATGACCACGCTGACGACGGCCTATGACCGCATCCGGCGCGGTCTGGAGCCGGTCAAACCTGACCCGTCGCTTTCAATGGCGGAAAGCTTCCTCTATGGCCTTACAGGTGAAAAGCCCCATCCGTCGAGTGCGCGGGTCTTTGACGTGTGCCTGATTCTGCACGCCGATCATGAGCTGAACGCCTCGACCTTTGCCGCACGGGTCATTGCTTCGACGCTCTCGGACGTTCACTCGGCCGTAACCGGGGCCATCGGGGCGCTGGCCGGTTCGCTCCACGGCGGTGCCAACCAGCGGGTGCTGGAAATGCTGCTCGAAATCGGCGAACTGGACAAAGTGGAAGCCTACGTGGACAACCTCTTTGCCAACAAGAAGAAAATCATGGGCTTCGGGCATCGCGTCTATCGGACGATGGACCCGCGGGCAACCGTCCTGCGCAAGTTTGCCAGGCAGCTTGGTGAAGATGTCGGCAACACGAAGTGGTACGAGATGGCCGAGCGCATTGAGCAGTTGGCCTTTGCGCGCAAAAAGCTCTACCCGAACGTGGATTTCTTCTCGGCGCCGGTGTTCTACACGCTCAACATCCCGGTGGATTTGTTCACGCCGATTTTTGCGTGCAGCCGCATTTCCGGCTGGGTGGCGCACATCCTCGAACAGTTGCGTGACAACCGTCTCATCCGGCCGCTGGCGCTTTATACCGGGGCGGAAAAAGCCGAATATATCCCGATGTCTGACCGATAG
- the rfaE1 gene encoding D-glycero-beta-D-manno-heptose-7-phosphate kinase, with translation MTHPADASSDAYEPLVARLSGQRILVVGDVMLDEFFWGRASRIAPEAPVPVVEIERESYVLGGAANVAANVRALGGLPFVVGVVGDDLAAEHLRDTLLRWHLEWHGLVVDANRPTTRKTRVMVNAHQMARFDRESRQPIPADIETALMQKVDAWLPEVSAVAISDYDKGVLTPRFLRHVLTHARQRGLPVALDPKPVRFASYQPVTVVTPNHHEAALIAQMSVTDEAALEAASRRLSAMLGQAHVLITRGEAGMTLYEAPGHIHHIPATAREVYDVTGAGDTVLATLILGLSAGLTLCQSAHLANRAAGVVVGKLGTATVRPEELLAGQALAATPAGR, from the coding sequence ATGACCCATCCGGCAGACGCCTCCTCTGACGCCTACGAACCCCTGGTCGCCCGCCTGTCCGGGCAACGCATCCTTGTCGTGGGCGATGTCATGCTCGATGAGTTTTTCTGGGGTCGCGCCAGCCGCATTGCGCCCGAAGCGCCGGTGCCCGTCGTGGAAATCGAGCGTGAAAGCTACGTGCTCGGCGGCGCGGCCAATGTTGCCGCCAATGTTCGCGCCTTGGGCGGACTGCCGTTCGTGGTGGGCGTCGTCGGGGATGATCTCGCGGCTGAACACCTGCGCGATACCCTGCTCCGGTGGCATCTGGAGTGGCACGGGCTGGTCGTGGACGCCAACCGCCCCACCACGCGCAAGACCCGCGTCATGGTCAATGCCCATCAGATGGCCCGCTTTGACCGGGAATCCAGGCAGCCCATCCCGGCGGACATCGAAACGGCCCTGATGCAGAAAGTGGACGCCTGGCTGCCGGAAGTCAGCGCCGTGGCCATTTCGGATTACGACAAAGGTGTGCTCACCCCACGGTTTCTGCGCCACGTGCTGACCCATGCCCGCCAGCGTGGGCTGCCGGTCGCGCTCGACCCCAAACCGGTACGCTTTGCCAGCTACCAGCCGGTCACAGTGGTGACGCCCAACCATCACGAAGCCGCCCTCATAGCCCAGATGTCCGTCACCGATGAGGCTGCACTGGAAGCTGCCAGCCGACGCCTTTCGGCCATGCTCGGCCAGGCACACGTCCTCATCACCCGTGGCGAAGCGGGGATGACACTGTATGAGGCACCGGGCCACATCCACCACATTCCGGCTACGGCCCGCGAGGTCTATGACGTAACGGGCGCTGGCGATACTGTCCTGGCCACACTCATCCTTGGACTGAGCGCCGGATTGACACTCTGCCAGTCCGCGCATCTGGCCAACCGGGCGGCCGGCGTTGTGGTGGGCAAGCTCGGCACGGCGACTGTCCGCCCGGAAGAACTGCTGGCCGGGCAGGCTCTGGCCGCAACACCGGCGGGCCGCTGA
- a CDS encoding RelA/SpoT family protein, whose protein sequence is MIRFEDIAEKVERYHPNADLDLLRRAYLLSAQMHKGQVRKSGEPYLMHPLAVAYILAEMRLDVICVTTGLLHDVVEDTHVTLEELEQQFGPEIAHLVDGLTKISNIEYTSREDRQAETVRKMLLAMVDDIRVVLVKLADRLHNMRTLDYLPPEKRAAKAQETLDIYAPIAHRLGMGKIRGELEDLSFQYLYPDDYQHLKSILDQRRPALEADLAHVRATLQEKLPEHNVKVVEIQGRIKRLYSLYRKLKERAISIDQVYDLMAVRVITQDIADCYAAVGVVHNIWKPIPGRFKDWIGIPRNNLYQSLHTSVVGDIGHPFEVQIRTAEMHKIAEEGIAAHWRYKEGRSAVKEDPETYAWLKRLVEWQQEVSDSREFLDELKINLYPNEVYAYTPKGKVLELPRGSCPIDFAYAIHSDVGQHCVGAKVNGNIVKLSYELKNGDVVEILTSPNGKPNRDWLKLVKTARARNKIRRYLVETERQRSLEIGRKSLEREADRLKLNLRKLIETGELSRAAQDHGYQRDEDLIAAIGYGKLEARNVLAKFVPPSRLSELDARTPANGLAKVGRLVKKYLRLGPDRIQVRGIDEVLVFRARCCSPIRGEKIIGYITRGKGVAIHRADCTNAANLMINRERIIDVDWVIETEGTTTYPVTLSATTENRPGILANLTTAVAEIKTNIRESHAHVGADGFGRITITLDVHDAKHLSRVMRAIRNVSGVISLERLVANGESDR, encoded by the coding sequence GTGATTCGATTTGAAGACATTGCCGAAAAAGTTGAACGCTATCACCCGAACGCCGACCTGGATTTGTTGCGGCGGGCCTACCTGCTTTCGGCCCAGATGCACAAGGGGCAAGTGCGCAAGTCCGGCGAGCCATACCTTATGCACCCGCTCGCCGTCGCCTACATCCTGGCCGAAATGCGCCTGGATGTCATCTGTGTGACGACCGGGTTGCTGCACGACGTGGTCGAAGACACCCACGTGACTCTGGAGGAGCTGGAACAACAGTTCGGGCCGGAAATTGCCCACCTCGTGGATGGGCTGACCAAAATTTCCAACATCGAGTACACCTCACGCGAAGACCGCCAGGCGGAAACCGTCCGCAAGATGCTGCTGGCCATGGTGGACGACATCCGGGTGGTCCTCGTCAAGCTGGCCGACCGCCTCCACAACATGCGGACGCTCGATTACCTGCCGCCGGAAAAGCGCGCCGCAAAAGCCCAGGAAACCCTTGACATCTATGCCCCGATTGCTCACCGGCTGGGAATGGGGAAAATCCGTGGCGAACTGGAAGACCTCAGCTTTCAATACCTGTACCCTGACGATTACCAACATCTGAAGTCCATCCTCGATCAGCGGCGTCCGGCGCTGGAAGCTGACCTGGCGCATGTTCGCGCAACGCTTCAGGAAAAACTCCCGGAGCACAATGTCAAGGTTGTGGAGATTCAGGGCCGGATCAAACGTCTCTACAGCCTCTACCGCAAACTCAAGGAACGTGCCATTTCGATTGACCAGGTCTATGACCTGATGGCCGTGCGGGTCATCACGCAGGACATTGCTGACTGCTATGCTGCGGTGGGCGTGGTGCACAACATCTGGAAACCCATCCCCGGACGCTTCAAGGACTGGATTGGCATCCCCCGCAACAACCTCTACCAGTCCCTGCATACCTCCGTGGTCGGCGACATCGGACATCCCTTTGAAGTGCAAATCCGCACGGCCGAAATGCACAAAATTGCCGAAGAAGGCATTGCGGCACACTGGCGCTACAAGGAAGGCCGCTCGGCCGTCAAGGAAGACCCGGAAACATACGCATGGCTCAAGCGGCTGGTTGAATGGCAACAGGAAGTCTCCGATTCACGGGAGTTCCTCGACGAGCTGAAGATCAACCTCTATCCCAACGAAGTCTATGCCTACACGCCCAAGGGCAAGGTGCTGGAACTGCCACGCGGCTCCTGCCCGATTGACTTTGCCTACGCCATCCACAGCGACGTTGGGCAGCACTGTGTCGGCGCTAAAGTCAACGGCAATATCGTCAAGCTGTCGTACGAACTCAAAAACGGCGATGTCGTTGAGATTCTGACCTCGCCCAACGGAAAACCCAACCGCGACTGGCTGAAACTGGTCAAAACGGCGCGGGCGCGCAACAAGATTCGCCGCTATCTGGTCGAAACCGAGCGCCAGCGGTCGCTCGAAATCGGGCGCAAGTCCCTCGAACGCGAAGCCGACCGCCTCAAGCTCAATCTGCGCAAACTGATAGAAACCGGTGAACTGAGTCGGGCCGCCCAGGATCACGGCTACCAGCGCGATGAAGACCTCATTGCCGCCATTGGCTATGGAAAGCTCGAAGCCCGGAATGTGCTGGCCAAGTTTGTGCCACCGTCGAGGCTTTCGGAACTCGACGCCCGGACCCCGGCCAACGGTCTGGCCAAAGTCGGCAGACTCGTCAAAAAATACCTGCGGCTGGGTCCCGACCGCATTCAGGTACGCGGCATTGATGAAGTTCTGGTGTTTCGGGCGCGGTGCTGCTCACCGATTCGCGGCGAGAAAATCATCGGCTACATCACCCGCGGCAAAGGCGTGGCCATTCACCGCGCCGATTGCACCAATGCCGCCAACCTCATGATCAACCGGGAGCGCATCATTGACGTGGACTGGGTGATTGAAACGGAAGGCACAACCACCTATCCAGTGACGCTCTCGGCCACGACCGAAAACCGTCCGGGCATTCTGGCCAATCTCACGACCGCCGTGGCGGAAATCAAAACCAACATTCGGGAATCCCACGCGCACGTCGGCGCAGATGGCTTCGGGCGCATCACCATCACGCTTGATGTCCACGATGCCAAGCATCTTTCGCGCGTCATGCGGGCCATTCGCAACGTCTCCGGGGTCATCAGTCTCGAACGTCTGGTCGCCAATGGCGAAAGCGACCGCTGA
- a CDS encoding VWA domain-containing protein yields the protein MVGKLVRYLVAWVGFCSVVGLPVGRVNALPQEEIVLRSHLVTIEVTVTDAHGRPMTGLHRDDFLVYEDGRPRRIAFFQANGEQALRPLAVVFAFDVSGSVTPDEAALQRRALEAFLAERHPDSMFALVTFNHEVRVLEGFTKDPSRLLTKLSRFRDFGGSTRLFDAVDKAVSLFRKVPKQRGGRVLRRLIVVLTDGFDSASNVNLDDLLRRVNEQEVTVYSVTAPSYTLTVAGRVRVPTPLDATRLVPLTGGRDFPMTPGKDYSDSFRAIAKDAATSYTLAYEPGDLPEGRTGFRRISVRLRHPEAVVRTSREGYYAQP from the coding sequence ATGGTTGGTAAGTTGGTGAGATACCTCGTGGCATGGGTTGGTTTCTGTTCGGTTGTCGGCCTTCCGGTGGGCAGGGTCAACGCCCTGCCCCAGGAAGAAATTGTCCTGCGCAGCCACCTGGTGACGATAGAAGTGACCGTCACGGATGCCCATGGGCGCCCCATGACCGGTTTGCACCGCGATGACTTTCTGGTTTATGAAGACGGCCGCCCCCGCCGGATTGCGTTTTTTCAAGCCAACGGCGAGCAGGCACTGCGGCCGCTGGCTGTGGTCTTTGCCTTTGATGTGTCGGGGAGTGTCACGCCTGACGAAGCGGCGCTCCAGCGCCGGGCGCTGGAAGCCTTCCTGGCTGAGCGCCATCCCGATTCGATGTTTGCCCTCGTGACCTTCAACCATGAGGTGCGTGTTCTGGAAGGGTTTACCAAAGACCCATCCAGGTTGTTGACAAAGCTCAGCCGGTTCCGGGACTTCGGTGGTTCAACCCGTCTGTTTGACGCCGTGGACAAAGCGGTGTCCCTGTTCAGGAAAGTACCCAAACAGCGCGGCGGACGGGTGTTGCGCCGGCTCATCGTCGTCCTGACGGATGGTTTCGACAGCGCCAGCAACGTCAATCTGGATGACCTCCTGCGCCGGGTCAACGAGCAGGAAGTCACGGTCTATAGTGTCACCGCGCCTTCCTACACCCTGACGGTCGCCGGGCGGGTACGTGTGCCGACGCCGCTGGATGCCACCCGCCTTGTGCCGCTGACGGGCGGCCGGGACTTTCCCATGACGCCGGGGAAAGATTACAGCGATTCCTTTCGCGCTATCGCCAAGGACGCTGCCACGAGTTACACCCTGGCCTACGAGCCGGGCGACCTGCCGGAGGGCAGAACCGGTTTCCGCCGCATTTCTGTCCGGTTGCGCCATCCCGAAGCCGTGGTGCGCACCAGCCGGGAGGGCTACTACGCCCAACCCTGA